The following are from one region of the Gemmatimonadota bacterium genome:
- a CDS encoding hydantoinase B/oxoprolinase family protein, translating into MPHANQIDPIRFEVIRNALSEATEEMAIALRRSAYSTNIKTRADFSCVLFDSRVRVVAQAFAQPVHLGSLSLLVPRMVEAYGAENLGPGDAILANDPYLGGVHLNDITLISPVYHNNTCLGYVANLAHHVDVGGGAPASIGAFREVFQEGVIIPPVKLVERGELVPNIFDLILAQIRSKREMAGDLRAQIAANNTGVRRLCALADRIGGDTVSFYIRELIAYTERRTRVEIGNLPNGDFSADGQVDNDGFTDRPVHLAARVSIQNDQICFDFTGSDVQRSAPVNSTAAMTFSACAYVLKCLIDPDVPVNAGFYNAVQMVAPEGTVVNCSPHAPVVGGWETQLRLTDVMLRALAPAFPDHIPAGSKAMVCHAGFGGIIASTGEYYCFLETLAGGYGGRAASDGPDAVQTHGQNTENAPIEETEINYPVRIARYELVENSEGPGKFRGGLGLRRDYLFPDYETSFTILADRDRMGPRGLFGGKPGRTASYFLKSNGETVRLGSKTTVQLQPGDIVSYRTCGGGGYGLPAERDPERVLRDVRNGMVSRERAREIYRAEIDTEVWRVNDGETMRLRSEIT; encoded by the coding sequence ATGCCACACGCCAACCAGATTGATCCCATCCGATTTGAGGTCATCCGCAATGCGCTGTCCGAAGCCACGGAAGAAATGGCGATTGCCCTGCGCCGCAGCGCTTACTCCACCAATATCAAAACCCGAGCCGACTTCTCCTGTGTCCTCTTTGACAGCCGGGTTCGGGTCGTCGCCCAGGCTTTCGCGCAGCCCGTCCACCTCGGCTCCCTGTCCTTACTTGTACCCCGGATGGTGGAAGCATACGGGGCTGAAAATCTGGGTCCCGGTGACGCCATCCTGGCCAACGATCCCTACCTGGGTGGCGTACACCTGAATGACATCACCCTCATTTCACCCGTGTACCACAACAACACTTGCCTGGGGTATGTTGCCAACCTGGCTCACCATGTGGATGTAGGTGGAGGGGCCCCCGCGAGCATCGGTGCTTTCAGGGAAGTCTTCCAGGAGGGCGTCATCATTCCGCCGGTCAAGCTCGTTGAGCGGGGCGAACTCGTCCCCAATATCTTCGATCTCATCCTCGCGCAAATTCGTTCGAAACGCGAAATGGCAGGCGATCTGCGTGCCCAAATCGCAGCCAATAACACAGGCGTTCGCCGCTTATGTGCTCTCGCCGATCGCATAGGCGGCGACACAGTGTCGTTCTACATTCGCGAATTGATTGCCTACACGGAACGGCGCACGCGCGTGGAAATTGGAAATTTGCCGAATGGCGATTTTTCGGCGGATGGACAGGTGGATAACGACGGTTTTACGGACCGGCCAGTACACCTTGCCGCGCGAGTCAGTATTCAAAATGACCAGATATGCTTCGATTTTACCGGCTCTGACGTTCAGCGTAGCGCTCCGGTGAATTCAACCGCGGCGATGACTTTTTCCGCCTGTGCCTATGTTCTCAAGTGCCTCATTGATCCGGATGTGCCGGTCAATGCGGGTTTCTATAATGCGGTTCAAATGGTTGCGCCCGAGGGAACGGTCGTCAACTGTTCACCCCACGCACCAGTTGTCGGAGGCTGGGAGACCCAATTGCGGCTGACAGATGTCATGCTAAGGGCTTTGGCCCCCGCATTTCCCGATCATATCCCAGCAGGTAGCAAAGCCATGGTATGTCATGCGGGGTTCGGCGGAATTATCGCCAGCACAGGCGAGTATTACTGTTTTTTGGAAACCCTGGCCGGTGGCTATGGTGGTCGTGCCGCGAGCGATGGGCCGGACGCCGTTCAGACTCATGGGCAGAACACCGAAAACGCACCCATCGAGGAAACAGAAATTAACTACCCTGTGCGCATTGCGCGCTACGAACTGGTCGAAAATTCCGAAGGTCCTGGTAAATTCCGGGGCGGATTGGGCCTCCGGCGTGATTACCTCTTCCCCGACTATGAAACCTCCTTCACCATCCTCGCTGACCGGGATAGGATGGGGCCCAGGGGCCTATTCGGCGGCAAACCTGGTCGCACAGCCAGTTATTTCCTCAAATCGAATGGAGAAACCGTCCGACTTGGTTCGAAAACTACCGTTCAACTCCAACCGGGGGACATTGTCAGCTATCGTACCTGCGGTGGCGGCGGCTACGGTCTGCCCGCGGAGCGGGATCCCGAACGCGTGTTGCGCGATGTTCGAAATGGTATGGTCAGCCGGGAGCGAGCAAGGGAGATCTACCGAGCGGAGATCGATACGGAGGTCTGGCGTGTGAACGATGGAGAAACAATGAGGTTGCGGAGTGAGATTACCTGA